One genomic region from Bradyrhizobium icense encodes:
- a CDS encoding IS110 family transposase, protein MSEVIIIGLDIAKHVFHAHGADERGRAIFSKRISRGKLLDFFAAQPSCTVALEACGGAHHWARQLTQLGHEVRLIPPAYVKPFVKRQKNDAIDAEAICEAAQRPSMRFVAVKSEQQQAAGLVFRTRDLLVRQRTQLINAIRGHLTEYGWVAPKGPSHVAMLADLIEEEEMVSSLPEAAHTMFRVMLDLLAGLNGKIADLDKEIARRAREDEVSRRLMTIPGIGPISATAITALAPPAETFAKGRDFAAWLGLTPLQRSTGGKQKLGATSKMGERTLRRLLIIGSSAVVQQASKRGAPKGSWLEQMLARKPRMLVTVALANKMARIVWALLVKQENYRAPVAAKA, encoded by the coding sequence GTGTCAGAGGTTATCATAATCGGTCTGGATATCGCCAAGCATGTTTTTCACGCGCACGGAGCGGATGAGCGGGGTCGAGCGATATTCAGCAAGCGGATCAGCCGAGGAAAGCTGCTGGATTTCTTCGCAGCCCAGCCGAGTTGCACGGTAGCGCTGGAGGCATGTGGCGGAGCACATCACTGGGCCCGTCAGCTCACCCAACTCGGCCATGAAGTTCGGCTGATCCCGCCCGCCTATGTAAAACCGTTCGTGAAGCGGCAAAAGAACGACGCGATCGATGCCGAGGCGATCTGCGAGGCAGCGCAGCGGCCGAGCATGCGGTTCGTGGCCGTGAAGAGCGAGCAGCAACAAGCGGCGGGTCTGGTGTTTCGGACCCGTGATCTGTTAGTGCGGCAGCGAACCCAGCTCATCAACGCGATTCGGGGACACCTCACTGAATATGGTTGGGTCGCACCCAAGGGACCATCGCATGTGGCGATGCTTGCCGACCTGATCGAGGAAGAAGAGATGGTCAGCTCGCTTCCAGAAGCGGCCCACACCATGTTCCGAGTGATGTTAGACCTGCTCGCCGGCCTCAATGGCAAGATCGCGGATCTCGACAAGGAGATCGCCCGACGTGCCCGCGAGGACGAAGTATCGCGAAGGCTGATGACCATTCCCGGCATTGGCCCAATCTCCGCTACCGCGATCACCGCTCTAGCACCGCCGGCCGAGACCTTTGCCAAGGGCCGGGACTTTGCCGCCTGGCTGGGTCTTACGCCTCTTCAAAGATCGACAGGCGGCAAGCAGAAGCTCGGTGCGACATCCAAAATGGGTGAGCGCACACTCAGGCGCCTCCTCATCATCGGCAGCAGCGCCGTCGTGCAGCAGGCAAGCAAACGGGGCGCACCAAAGGGTTCGTGGCTCGAACAGATGCTGGCTCGCAAACCACGCATGCTGGTAACCGTCGCGCTCGCCAACAAGATGGCGCGGATTGTCTGGGCACTACTTGTAAAGCAGGAAAACTACAGAGCTCCGGTCGCCGCCAAGGCGTAA
- a CDS encoding BBE domain-containing protein, with protein sequence MVIAGIDPNPQNAGEITRCTKGYWEAVHPYSADGSYVNFMMDDGDDNRLKATYGNNYDRLVALKAKYDPTNFFCVNQNLKPLHSSVDAPRDASGF encoded by the coding sequence ATGGTCATTGCGGGTATCGATCCCAATCCGCAAAATGCGGGCGAAATCACGCGCTGCACCAAGGGCTACTGGGAGGCCGTGCATCCCTACTCAGCTGACGGCAGCTATGTGAATTTCATGATGGACGATGGGGACGACAACAGGCTCAAGGCAACCTATGGCAATAACTACGACCGCCTCGTCGCTTTGAAAGCCAAGTACGACCCGACAAACTTCTTTTGCGTGAACCAGAACCTCAAACCGCTGCACTCATCTGTGGACGCCCCGCGAGATGCAAGCGGTTTTTGA
- a CDS encoding flavin reductase family protein — protein sequence MRIDPAYLDAEAAYRLITGIVVPRPIAWVTSLSGGGVLNLAPFSAFTFVSPKPPMLAISVGRKSGIYKDTAQNILNNEEYVVHIADSSLMTAVHESSTEHPPDVSEVEELRLSTLPGERIKVPRLAAAPIAMECRFRQCLEFGETRSRLIVGEVLAFHIRDGLLNNGKIETEALDPIARIAGPRYAKLGEIVTLKPVFQTSKTES from the coding sequence ATGCGGATCGATCCTGCATATCTCGACGCTGAGGCGGCCTACCGGCTGATCACCGGCATCGTGGTACCCCGCCCGATTGCCTGGGTGACCAGCCTGTCGGGCGGCGGGGTGCTCAACCTCGCCCCATTCTCTGCCTTTACGTTCGTCTCCCCGAAGCCGCCGATGCTGGCCATCAGCGTCGGCCGCAAGAGTGGAATTTACAAGGATACCGCGCAGAACATTCTCAACAACGAGGAGTACGTCGTTCACATCGCCGACTCCAGCCTGATGACGGCGGTGCACGAGAGCTCCACCGAACATCCGCCCGACGTCAGCGAGGTCGAGGAGTTGCGGCTTTCGACGCTGCCGGGAGAGCGCATCAAGGTGCCTCGTCTCGCGGCCGCACCGATTGCGATGGAATGCCGCTTCCGGCAGTGCCTCGAATTCGGCGAGACCCGCAGCCGGCTTATCGTCGGCGAAGTGCTGGCCTTTCACATCAGGGATGGCCTTTTGAACAACGGCAAGATCGAAACCGAGGCGCTCGATCCGATCGCCCGCATTGCCGGTCCCCGTTACGCCAAGCTCGGCGAGATCGTCACGCTGAAACCCGTATTCCAGACCTCGAAAACTGAATCCTGA
- a CDS encoding fumarylacetoacetate hydrolase family protein, with product MHLLSYLANGKPCFGASIPDGVVDLTERTRFADLRALIAGGGLNIARRAIAGQKPDHALEDITLLPPIPAPEKLWCIGVNYRDRNAEYKDNSDLPKYPSLFVRNPSSVVGSGQPIEKPDVSEQLDYEGELVIVIGKEGRHIPRERAWEHIFGMTLCNEGSVRDWLHHGKFNVTQGKNFDRSGSIGPWIVTSDECDPHGPHDIITRVNGEVRQSDSTERLMFPFDYLIAYLSTFATLKPGDMIATGTPTGAGARFTPPRWLKVGDVVEVESGKIGILRNTVAAEQ from the coding sequence ATGCATCTTCTGAGCTATCTTGCAAACGGCAAGCCGTGCTTTGGCGCCAGCATCCCGGACGGGGTCGTCGACCTGACCGAACGGACGAGGTTTGCTGACCTGCGGGCGCTGATCGCCGGAGGCGGACTGAACATCGCGCGCCGGGCGATTGCCGGGCAGAAGCCGGACCATGCACTCGAGGACATCACGCTGCTGCCGCCGATTCCGGCGCCGGAAAAGCTCTGGTGCATCGGCGTCAACTACAGGGATCGCAACGCCGAGTACAAAGACAACTCGGACCTGCCGAAATATCCGAGCCTGTTCGTCCGCAACCCCTCCTCCGTCGTCGGCTCCGGTCAGCCAATCGAAAAGCCTGATGTCTCCGAACAGCTCGACTATGAAGGCGAACTGGTGATCGTGATCGGCAAGGAGGGCCGGCACATTCCCCGTGAGCGCGCCTGGGAGCACATTTTCGGTATGACGCTGTGCAACGAGGGCAGCGTTCGCGACTGGCTGCACCATGGCAAGTTCAATGTCACGCAAGGAAAGAATTTCGACCGCTCCGGCAGCATCGGCCCATGGATCGTCACCTCGGACGAATGCGATCCGCACGGCCCGCATGACATCATCACGCGCGTCAACGGCGAGGTACGCCAGAGCGATTCCACCGAGCGGCTGATGTTTCCGTTCGATTACCTGATCGCCTACCTCTCGACCTTTGCCACCCTGAAGCCCGGCGACATGATCGCCACCGGCACCCCGACCGGGGCCGGCGCCCGATTCACGCCGCCGCGCTGGCTCAAGGTCGGCGACGTCGTCGAGGTCGAGTCTGGAAAGATCGGCATCCTTCGTAACACCGTGGCGGCGGAGCAATAG
- the hpaH gene encoding 2-oxo-hept-4-ene-1,7-dioate hydratase, whose amino-acid sequence MLDQQSVERLAQRLDEAERSKSLIPAFTREYPDLTIEDAYAIQRAWTKLQLSRGRIVRGHKIGLTSKAMQNAVGISEPDYGVLFADMFYPDASPIPFDRFRAPRIEVELAFVLKTPLKGPDCTLFDVLNATDYVTPALEILETRMHRVDPETKAPRKVMDTISDNAANAALVVGGRPIRPLDADLRWIGALLFRNGQIEETGIAAGVLNHPANGVAWLANRLAAQGEYLEAGEVVLAGSFTRPVEIVKGDTFHADYGRFGSVSCQFV is encoded by the coding sequence ATGCTCGATCAACAATCCGTCGAACGGCTGGCGCAGCGCCTCGATGAAGCCGAACGCAGCAAGTCGCTGATCCCGGCATTCACGCGCGAATATCCTGACCTCACGATCGAGGACGCCTACGCCATTCAGCGCGCCTGGACCAAGCTGCAGCTCTCCCGCGGCCGCATCGTCCGGGGCCACAAGATCGGCCTGACATCGAAAGCGATGCAGAACGCCGTCGGCATTTCCGAGCCGGATTACGGCGTGCTGTTCGCCGACATGTTCTATCCCGACGCTTCGCCGATCCCGTTCGACCGCTTTCGCGCTCCCCGCATCGAGGTCGAACTGGCCTTCGTGCTGAAGACGCCGCTGAAGGGCCCTGATTGCACCCTGTTCGACGTGCTCAACGCCACCGATTACGTCACCCCGGCGCTCGAAATCCTGGAAACCCGGATGCATCGCGTCGATCCCGAGACGAAGGCGCCGCGTAAGGTGATGGATACGATCTCCGACAACGCCGCGAATGCGGCGCTGGTCGTCGGCGGCCGGCCCATTCGTCCGCTCGACGCCGACCTGCGCTGGATCGGCGCGCTGTTGTTTCGCAATGGCCAGATCGAAGAGACCGGCATTGCCGCTGGCGTGCTCAACCACCCCGCCAACGGCGTGGCCTGGCTTGCCAATCGGCTGGCTGCGCAGGGCGAGTATCTCGAAGCCGGCGAAGTGGTGCTGGCAGGATCGTTTACGCGGCCGGTCGAGATCGTCAAAGGCGACACGTTTCATGCCGATTACGGCCGGTTCGGATCGGTGTCCTGCCAGTTCGTCTGA
- a CDS encoding amidohydrolase family protein produces the protein MPTYLPFDPNPRRPSKLPPPKSIDSQFHVLGPLEKYPVRPGAAYQMPTATWEAALRVHKALGIERGIIVQTTTYGADHSVVLDGLAAMGPNYRGCANALVFAEADDAYLAKLHDAGVRGARFSFRQELGAVLSDKDFARAIAKIRELGWYAKIQPEKDGIVSSVAKYENLDVPVLIDHMARPDPTRGKDDPNLQKMLELLSKGNFWVMLSLGEKTSKKGPPWDDVIPIARAYIEAAPDRCVWASDWPHPVSVVQPPNDADLLELLYRYVADEAELKRILVANPAKLFGFED, from the coding sequence ATGCCGACCTATCTTCCGTTCGATCCGAACCCGCGCCGCCCCTCAAAACTGCCGCCGCCGAAGAGCATCGACAGCCAGTTTCACGTACTGGGACCGCTGGAAAAATATCCGGTGCGGCCAGGGGCCGCCTACCAAATGCCGACCGCGACCTGGGAGGCCGCGCTTCGCGTTCACAAGGCGCTCGGCATCGAGCGCGGCATCATCGTGCAGACCACGACCTATGGCGCCGACCATTCGGTAGTGCTCGACGGCCTCGCGGCGATGGGACCGAACTATCGCGGCTGCGCCAACGCGCTGGTGTTTGCCGAAGCCGATGACGCCTATCTCGCCAAGCTGCACGATGCCGGTGTCCGCGGGGCGCGTTTCAGCTTCCGGCAGGAACTTGGCGCCGTGCTCTCGGACAAGGATTTTGCCCGCGCCATCGCGAAGATTCGCGAACTCGGCTGGTACGCAAAAATCCAGCCGGAGAAGGATGGCATCGTCTCCAGCGTCGCCAAATACGAAAATCTCGACGTCCCCGTGCTGATCGATCACATGGCGCGGCCGGACCCGACACGCGGCAAGGACGACCCGAACTTGCAGAAGATGCTGGAGCTTCTGTCGAAGGGCAATTTCTGGGTGATGCTGTCGCTCGGCGAAAAGACCTCGAAGAAGGGCCCGCCGTGGGACGACGTCATTCCGATCGCGCGCGCCTATATCGAGGCGGCGCCCGATCGCTGCGTCTGGGCGAGCGACTGGCCGCATCCCGTGTCAGTCGTGCAGCCGCCCAACGATGCAGACCTGCTCGAACTGCTCTATCGCTACGTGGCCGATGAGGCCGAGCTGAAAAGGATCCTGGTCGCCAACCCGGCCAAACTATTCGGCTTCGAGGATTAG
- the aat gene encoding leucyl/phenylalanyl-tRNA--protein transferase: MTTRESAASEITPEVLLRAYACGIFPMAESAGDPTLFWVEPEMRGVIPLDGFRIASRLARTVRSDNFRVSVDTAFKAVIAGCAAPQPGRDDTWINKRIRDLYLGLHELGHCHSVEVWQDGDLVGGLYGVSLGRAFFGESMFHRVRDASKVALVHLVARLIAGGFELLDTQYVTEHLRRFGAVEIPRRRYRALLDKAIAGEQADFMRLPSSIGGAEALAIIAKRN; encoded by the coding sequence ATGACCACACGTGAGTCTGCTGCTTCCGAAATCACGCCCGAAGTGCTGCTGCGGGCCTATGCCTGCGGCATCTTCCCGATGGCCGAGAGCGCCGGCGATCCGACGCTGTTCTGGGTCGAGCCGGAAATGCGCGGTGTGATTCCACTCGACGGCTTCCGCATCGCCTCTCGGCTTGCCCGCACCGTACGTTCGGACAATTTCAGGGTTTCCGTCGATACCGCCTTCAAGGCCGTCATCGCGGGCTGCGCGGCGCCGCAGCCGGGCCGCGACGACACCTGGATCAACAAGCGCATCCGCGATCTCTATCTCGGGCTCCACGAGCTCGGGCACTGCCACAGCGTCGAGGTCTGGCAGGACGGCGATCTCGTCGGCGGCCTCTATGGCGTGAGTTTGGGGCGGGCGTTCTTCGGCGAAAGCATGTTTCATCGCGTCCGCGACGCTTCCAAAGTGGCGCTGGTGCATCTGGTGGCGCGGCTGATCGCAGGCGGGTTCGAGCTGCTCGACACGCAATATGTCACCGAACATCTGCGCCGTTTCGGAGCGGTCGAAATTCCAAGGCGCCGCTATCGCGCACTTCTCGACAAGGCGATCGCGGGGGAGCAAGCGGATTTTATGCGGCTACCGTCCAGCATCGGCGGTGCGGAGGCGCTCGCGATCATCGCCAAACGCAATTGA
- a CDS encoding RidA family protein yields MTRRKSIHIGEFKHANPIPNACRIGNLLMSGVILGRDPKTGAMPERIEDQCANMFGHMKAIVEAGGGTTDDIIKMTVWLQDRKQRAPVNTEWLKMFPDEHSRPARHALQMDMENGALVQCDFTAVIG; encoded by the coding sequence ATGACAAGGCGCAAAAGCATTCACATCGGCGAGTTCAAGCACGCCAATCCCATTCCCAACGCCTGCCGCATCGGCAATCTCCTGATGTCCGGCGTCATCCTCGGCCGCGATCCCAAAACCGGCGCGATGCCAGAGCGCATCGAGGACCAGTGCGCCAACATGTTCGGGCATATGAAGGCCATCGTCGAAGCCGGCGGCGGCACGACCGACGACATCATCAAGATGACGGTTTGGCTGCAGGATCGAAAGCAGCGCGCGCCAGTCAATACCGAATGGCTGAAGATGTTTCCCGACGAGCACTCCCGCCCTGCCCGCCATGCGCTGCAGATGGACATGGAGAACGGCGCGCTCGTGCAATGCGATTTCACCGCCGTGATCGGCTGA
- a CDS encoding aldo/keto reductase — protein MEYRNLGASGLKVPVISFGTGTFGGQGPLFSAWGQSGAEEARRLIDICLEAGVNLFDTADVYSNGASEAILGAAIKGRRDRVLISTKTSLPTGDGPFDAGSSRHRLVSAVDAALRRLGTDYIDLLQLHAFDAFTPIEEVLSTLDGLVRGGKLRYVGASNFSGWQLMKSLAIAERHGWPRHVAHQVYYSLVGRDYEWELMPLALDQGVGALVWSPLGWGRLTGRIRRGQPLPAGSRLRETAQFGPPVDEERLYRVVDVLDAVATETGRSVPQVAIAWLLTRPSVSSVIIGARDEAQLRDNLGAVGWSLTAEQIARLDKASAVMPCYPYYPYRTQEGFARLNPPPV, from the coding sequence ATGGAATATCGCAATCTGGGTGCCTCGGGCCTGAAGGTCCCCGTTATCAGTTTCGGCACGGGCACGTTCGGCGGACAGGGGCCGCTGTTCTCGGCCTGGGGCCAGAGCGGCGCCGAGGAGGCGAGGCGGCTAATCGACATCTGCCTCGAGGCCGGCGTCAACCTGTTCGACACCGCCGATGTCTATTCGAACGGCGCGTCGGAAGCGATTCTCGGCGCCGCGATCAAAGGCCGCCGCGACAGGGTGCTGATCTCTACCAAGACGAGCTTGCCGACGGGTGACGGTCCATTCGACGCCGGCTCATCGCGACATCGCCTCGTGTCGGCGGTGGACGCTGCCCTGCGGCGGCTCGGGACCGACTATATTGACTTGCTGCAACTCCACGCCTTCGATGCCTTCACGCCGATCGAGGAAGTGCTGTCAACGCTTGACGGGCTCGTCCGCGGCGGCAAGTTGCGCTATGTCGGCGCCTCCAACTTCTCGGGCTGGCAGTTGATGAAGTCGCTCGCCATTGCCGAGCGTCACGGCTGGCCGCGCCATGTGGCGCACCAAGTCTATTATTCGCTTGTCGGCCGAGACTATGAGTGGGAGCTCATGCCGCTCGCCCTCGATCAGGGCGTCGGCGCGCTGGTCTGGAGCCCGCTGGGTTGGGGGCGTCTCACCGGCAGGATACGACGTGGCCAGCCGCTGCCGGCGGGCAGCCGCCTGCGCGAGACGGCGCAGTTCGGTCCACCCGTCGACGAGGAGCGGCTCTATCGCGTCGTCGATGTCCTGGATGCTGTCGCGACCGAGACCGGTCGCTCCGTGCCGCAGGTCGCGATCGCATGGCTGCTCACCCGCCCGAGCGTGTCGTCCGTGATCATCGGCGCGCGCGACGAAGCGCAGCTCCGCGACAATCTCGGCGCGGTCGGCTGGTCGCTGACCGCCGAGCAGATCGCGCGCCTGGACAAGGCGAGCGCGGTGATGCCCTGCTATCCCTACTATCCTTATCGCACCCAGGAAGGCTTTGCGCGATTGAACCCACCGCCGGTTTGA
- a CDS encoding adenylate/guanylate cyclase domain-containing protein, which translates to MNVAAWLHGLGLGQYEQAFRENDLDAAVLAHLTADDLIGIGVTSVGHRRKLLAAIAALRDGTELTPRPVASAPASISRVASPLPEADRRQVTVLFADLAGYTKLADELDAEEVHAFLGSFFDLADASVADHGGTVDKHIGDCVMAVFGAPMAYGNDPERCARAALDIGRRLPMLAAELGRPVGVHIGIASGEVVASGTGSARHLEYTVTGESVNLASRLKDKAATGEILISDSVYRALAERVDCADVGELAIKGLAKPVRAWRLRAFREPARSGRQAFVGRHRELRQLEAALVQCRDTRHGRAIYIRGEAGIGKTRLLEHFQAKAEAERFACHSGLVLDFGMGSGQDAIRSLVRSLLDLTGQSSQDEIDAAAEKAFTDGLLADEQRVYLNDLLNMPQSTELRTLYDAMDNAARNRGKRVTVAELVTRASQRRPRLLAIEDLHWADQTTLDHLANLAETVLGCPALLVMTSRIERESLREVAGHPIVTIDLGPLQPSEANGLAEAYFDALGEVAQRCIERAAGNPLFLEQLLRHAEESADGGIPGSIRSLVQARLDRLAMPDKRALQAASVLGQRFTTEALAALIDQPGWNCADLERHLLVRPQGNHYLFAHALIQEGVYDTLLRSRRRELHRRAADWFRSRDLTLCAQHLDRADDDGAPQAYLEAARAQAAEYRIERALRLVERGVTLARKRADVSALSLLRGEILHDFGSISESIAAFEQALAVADVDIERCRAWLGLAAGLRMTDRFDEAFAMLDKAATAAATDDLAAERARVHHLRGNLCFPLGRLVECLQEHEQALDCARRAHLPVMEARALGGLGDAEYARGRMASAHRHFSRCAELSRASGAGRIEVANLSMVAHTQAYLNDFSAALATTQTAVELAARVGHHRAEIIAHNAACNVFRTTGEFARVKLHAQRALTLARQLGAKRFEAVSLNDLAMVARAEKSRAEAIDLLHRALAISRETGFSFVGPWILGHLAVTTEDPIERHATLTEGEEILRKGAVGHNHLWFFRYAIDASLDSRDWDGAERYSAALEYYTRPEPLPWANFFVRYGRVVAVHGRRRRGQETTFELDDLLAEAERLGIGPALVALARPQRPRWQQET; encoded by the coding sequence ATGAACGTTGCGGCTTGGCTGCACGGCCTGGGGCTGGGACAATACGAGCAGGCGTTCCGCGAGAACGACCTTGACGCCGCGGTCCTTGCCCACCTGACCGCCGACGATCTGATCGGGATTGGCGTCACCTCGGTCGGCCACCGCCGCAAACTGCTTGCCGCGATCGCAGCGTTGCGTGATGGAACGGAATTGACGCCCCGTCCTGTCGCGAGCGCACCGGCCTCGATATCTCGGGTTGCTTCGCCGCTGCCGGAGGCTGACCGGAGGCAGGTGACGGTGCTGTTCGCCGATCTCGCCGGCTACACGAAGCTCGCCGACGAACTCGACGCTGAGGAAGTCCACGCCTTCCTCGGAAGCTTCTTCGACCTTGCCGACGCAAGCGTCGCCGATCACGGCGGAACTGTCGACAAGCACATCGGCGATTGCGTGATGGCGGTTTTCGGGGCCCCCATGGCCTATGGGAACGACCCCGAGCGATGCGCCCGGGCAGCCCTCGACATCGGGCGTCGCCTGCCCATGCTCGCAGCCGAGCTCGGCCGCCCGGTTGGCGTGCACATCGGCATTGCCAGTGGCGAGGTTGTGGCAAGCGGCACCGGCAGCGCGCGGCACCTTGAGTACACGGTCACCGGCGAGTCCGTGAACCTCGCCTCGCGCCTGAAAGATAAGGCGGCCACGGGCGAGATCCTCATTTCGGATTCGGTCTACCGTGCGCTCGCCGAGCGGGTCGATTGCGCCGATGTCGGAGAGCTCGCCATCAAAGGTCTCGCAAAGCCGGTCAGAGCGTGGCGACTGCGCGCCTTTCGCGAACCGGCCCGCTCAGGCCGCCAAGCCTTTGTTGGCCGCCACCGCGAACTGCGGCAGCTCGAAGCGGCGCTTGTCCAGTGCCGGGACACGAGACACGGCCGCGCCATCTACATCCGTGGGGAGGCCGGAATCGGCAAAACCCGTCTGCTTGAGCATTTCCAGGCGAAGGCCGAAGCGGAGCGCTTCGCCTGTCACAGCGGATTAGTGCTCGACTTCGGAATGGGCTCCGGCCAGGACGCAATCCGCTCGCTCGTCCGCAGCCTGCTCGATCTGACGGGCCAGAGCAGCCAGGACGAGATCGACGCAGCAGCGGAAAAGGCCTTTACAGATGGCCTGCTTGCTGACGAGCAGCGGGTGTACCTGAACGACCTCCTGAACATGCCGCAATCGACCGAGCTGCGTACACTCTATGATGCGATGGACAACGCTGCCCGCAACCGCGGCAAGCGGGTTACCGTCGCCGAGCTCGTCACCCGCGCGAGCCAGCGTCGTCCTCGGCTGCTGGCGATTGAGGACCTGCACTGGGCTGACCAGACCACGCTCGACCATCTGGCAAACCTTGCCGAGACAGTCCTTGGGTGTCCGGCGCTGCTAGTCATGACCTCGCGGATCGAGCGCGAGTCGCTCCGTGAGGTTGCCGGCCATCCGATTGTGACGATCGACCTCGGCCCGCTTCAGCCGAGCGAAGCCAACGGACTCGCCGAGGCCTATTTCGACGCACTCGGCGAGGTCGCCCAGCGTTGCATTGAACGGGCTGCCGGCAACCCGCTGTTTCTGGAGCAACTGTTGCGGCATGCCGAGGAGAGTGCCGACGGTGGCATCCCCGGGTCGATCCGGAGTTTGGTGCAGGCACGCTTGGATCGGCTCGCGATGCCCGACAAGCGGGCGCTGCAAGCGGCCTCGGTACTCGGCCAGCGCTTTACCACCGAAGCGTTGGCAGCCCTGATCGATCAGCCCGGATGGAATTGTGCCGACCTAGAGCGGCATCTCCTGGTGCGCCCGCAGGGCAATCACTACCTCTTCGCCCACGCGCTGATCCAGGAGGGCGTCTACGACACGCTGCTCAGGAGCCGGCGTCGCGAGTTGCATCGGCGGGCAGCAGATTGGTTCAGGAGCCGTGACCTGACGTTGTGCGCACAGCATCTGGACCGGGCCGACGACGATGGCGCTCCTCAGGCCTACCTGGAAGCGGCACGTGCGCAGGCAGCGGAGTACCGGATCGAACGGGCCCTGCGTCTTGTCGAACGCGGGGTTACCCTGGCCAGAAAGCGCGCCGATGTGAGCGCGCTGTCCCTGCTCCGGGGTGAGATCCTGCACGACTTCGGTTCAATCTCGGAATCGATTGCTGCTTTCGAGCAAGCCTTGGCGGTCGCTGATGTCGACATCGAGCGGTGTCGAGCCTGGCTTGGGCTCGCCGCCGGCCTGCGCATGACCGATCGTTTCGACGAGGCCTTTGCGATGCTGGACAAAGCCGCGACCGCGGCAGCTACGGACGACCTCGCGGCAGAGCGCGCTCGGGTCCACCACCTGCGTGGCAATCTCTGCTTCCCGCTCGGAAGGCTCGTCGAGTGCCTGCAGGAGCATGAGCAGGCGCTCGACTGCGCCCGAAGAGCCCACTTGCCGGTGATGGAGGCACGTGCGCTTGGTGGCTTGGGCGACGCCGAGTACGCGCGCGGCCGGATGGCCAGCGCCCATCGGCACTTCAGCCGGTGCGCGGAACTGTCGCGCGCGTCCGGCGCCGGGCGCATCGAAGTCGCCAACCTCAGTATGGTCGCGCATACCCAGGCATACCTCAACGATTTCTCCGCCGCGCTTGCGACGACCCAGACCGCGGTCGAGTTGGCGGCGCGAGTCGGGCATCACCGGGCGGAAATCATCGCCCACAACGCGGCGTGCAACGTGTTTCGCACAACCGGCGAGTTTGCGCGTGTGAAGCTGCATGCCCAGCGGGCGCTGACCCTCGCTCGACAACTCGGCGCCAAAAGGTTCGAGGCGGTCAGCCTCAACGATCTGGCCATGGTCGCTCGCGCAGAGAAAAGCAGGGCGGAGGCGATCGATCTGCTACATCGTGCCCTGGCAATCAGCCGTGAGACCGGGTTCAGCTTTGTGGGCCCGTGGATCCTCGGCCACCTTGCGGTCACGACCGAGGATCCGATTGAGCGTCATGCGACGCTGACGGAAGGCGAGGAGATCCTCCGCAAAGGCGCGGTGGGCCACAATCATTTGTGGTTCTTCCGGTACGCGATCGACGCATCGCTAGACTCTCGGGATTGGGATGGCGCGGAGCGCTACAGCGCGGCGCTCGAGTATTATACGCGGCCAGAACCGTTGCCCTGGGCCAATTTCTTCGTCCGCTACGGGCGCGTCGTTGCTGTACATGGTCGACGCCGCCGCGGACAGGAGACCACATTCGAGCTTGACGACCTGTTGGCCGAGGCCGAGCGGCTCGGCATCGGTCCGGCGCTTGTGGCCCTTGCGCGGCCGCAACGGCCCCGTTGGCAGCAAGAAACGTGA